A window of Brevibacterium ihuae contains these coding sequences:
- a CDS encoding IS481 family transposase: MSNANAALTPRHRLKVACLVVDGGWPISEVAARFQVSWPTVKRWVDRYANGESMHDRSSRPKTSPHRTSKATTKRCVSLRLRLREGPVQLASRLGIAPSTVHRILTGVRLNRLANLDRATGEPVRRYEHDYAGSLVHVDVKKLGNIPDGGGWRYVGRRQGDKNRSATPDKPRSKWHNPTLGYAFIHTVIDDHSRVAYTEVHDDETAITAVAVLRRAVGWFADRGVTIERVLSDNGGAYRSFLWRDACEELSIAPKRTRPYRPQTNGKVERFHRTMAEGWAYARCYRSEQERRDALQSWLHQYNQHRPHTACGNQPPFSRLTNVSGQYI, encoded by the coding sequence ATGTCCAACGCAAATGCCGCTCTGACTCCCCGCCATCGCCTCAAAGTCGCTTGCCTGGTCGTAGATGGCGGTTGGCCGATTAGCGAGGTCGCCGCTCGCTTCCAGGTGTCCTGGCCGACAGTGAAGCGGTGGGTTGACCGCTACGCAAATGGCGAGTCGATGCACGATCGGTCCTCGCGGCCGAAGACCTCGCCGCACAGGACGAGCAAGGCGACGACGAAGCGGTGCGTGAGCCTGCGCCTGAGACTTCGCGAAGGGCCGGTTCAGCTCGCGAGCAGGCTCGGTATCGCGCCGTCTACCGTGCATCGAATCCTCACGGGCGTCCGGCTGAACCGGCTCGCAAACCTAGACCGCGCCACAGGCGAACCTGTTCGCCGTTACGAGCATGACTATGCCGGGTCGCTCGTGCACGTGGATGTGAAGAAGCTCGGGAACATCCCCGACGGCGGCGGCTGGCGCTATGTCGGCCGCCGCCAGGGCGACAAGAATCGCTCCGCTACGCCAGACAAGCCCCGCAGCAAGTGGCACAACCCCACGCTCGGGTACGCATTCATCCACACCGTCATCGACGACCACTCCCGCGTTGCCTACACCGAGGTCCACGACGACGAAACTGCCATCACTGCAGTCGCCGTCCTGCGCCGGGCGGTCGGCTGGTTCGCCGACCGCGGCGTCACCATCGAGCGCGTCCTGTCGGACAACGGCGGGGCGTACCGCTCGTTCCTGTGGCGCGACGCCTGCGAGGAACTATCGATCGCACCGAAGCGGACTCGCCCGTACCGGCCGCAGACCAACGGGAAAGTCGAGAGATTCCACCGCACCATGGCCGAAGGGTGGGCCTACGCCCGCTGCTACCGCAGTGAGCAGGAACGCCGCGACGCCCTGCAGTCCTGGCTGCACCAGTACAACCAGCATCGGCCGCACACGGCCTGCGGCAACCAGCCGCCCTTCTCGCGATTAACCAACGTCTCCGGTCAGTACATCTAG
- a CDS encoding RidA family protein produces the protein MKRTAVNPVTWSQEMGFNQGEVVEGEARTLYISGQTAMDKDGRPEHDGDIAAQLALAVANLEAVLAEADMTLANLVRLNVYTTDVDAMFPHYGVLAGKLGAAGVAPTTTMLGVTRLAIPGQMVELEGTAVA, from the coding sequence ATGAAACGCACGGCAGTGAACCCGGTGACGTGGTCGCAGGAGATGGGCTTCAACCAAGGGGAGGTCGTCGAGGGTGAGGCGCGGACCCTGTACATCTCCGGGCAGACGGCGATGGATAAGGACGGCCGGCCCGAGCACGACGGGGACATCGCGGCTCAGCTCGCGCTGGCTGTGGCGAACCTCGAGGCCGTGCTCGCCGAGGCCGACATGACGCTGGCGAACCTGGTTCGACTCAACGTCTACACGACCGACGTGGACGCGATGTTCCCGCACTACGGCGTGCTCGCCGGGAAGCTCGGGGCGGCAGGAGTCGCCCCGACTACCACGATGCTCGGCGTCACCCGCCTGGCGATCCCCGGCCAGATGGTCGAGCTCGAAGGAACCGCTGTCGCATAA
- the cas1 gene encoding CRISPR-associated endonuclease Cas1, whose product MDDDTDEVYVAPATEYLRREVESPIPLSLVSHTVFCPRRAWLEAAGEHTDTSQMQSGAAAHARSDDRSRSRGSEHRALDVTHAELSLSGRCDVVEGDPGDPLTVVEFKANPVRRQSSVTHPTRVQLALQTLCLEDMGNEVTGWEVFFTSTRRRVEVQLDEADFADARRYVDQTRAVITAPKAPEPLEDDPRCTRCSHVSVCLPDERSAVPVTRRILVADPDTQVVHLATPGSRAGVRSGRLVVTKAGERLGDVPLERIMGLVVHGNIDLSSALVRELAWRDQSIVWCSGTGRVYSWSRPARSANGLHRVAQHVASANGRVDIASEMVASKIANQATLLRRTLKRSPAVDSLRRLQARARSASGVRELFGIEGDAARVYFGEFTHIVRGPDSAALLDTWNGRTGRGASDPINSMLNYAYSLLTAEMIRAIVACGLDPHAGFLHSSHRNKPALALDLIEEFRAPIADSVVLRLINNGEIRLKHFDARLGTSRLTDEGRRRLLSAFERRLSTEIVHPVFRYSATWRRTLEIQARMVLGVLDGSQEKYTGVRVR is encoded by the coding sequence ATGGATGATGATACCGACGAGGTGTACGTCGCCCCTGCAACGGAGTATCTCCGTCGAGAAGTGGAGAGTCCGATCCCGCTCAGCCTGGTGTCCCACACGGTCTTCTGCCCGCGCAGGGCGTGGCTCGAGGCCGCAGGTGAGCACACCGACACCTCGCAGATGCAGAGCGGAGCAGCTGCCCATGCGCGGAGCGATGATCGGAGCAGATCACGCGGTTCCGAGCACCGAGCACTCGATGTGACGCATGCAGAGCTAAGCCTTTCCGGCAGGTGCGACGTGGTCGAAGGCGATCCTGGAGATCCATTGACCGTCGTCGAGTTTAAAGCGAATCCGGTACGGCGCCAGAGCTCGGTCACCCACCCCACCCGTGTTCAGCTGGCGCTCCAGACGCTGTGCCTGGAAGACATGGGGAATGAGGTCACCGGATGGGAGGTCTTCTTCACCTCCACCCGACGCAGGGTCGAGGTGCAGCTCGACGAAGCGGATTTCGCCGACGCTCGCCGCTACGTCGATCAGACCCGGGCGGTGATCACAGCTCCGAAGGCGCCCGAACCTTTGGAGGACGACCCGCGATGCACGCGATGCTCGCATGTCTCGGTTTGCCTTCCGGACGAACGATCTGCGGTTCCGGTAACGCGTCGGATCCTCGTCGCTGACCCGGATACTCAAGTCGTCCACCTGGCGACTCCGGGAAGCCGTGCCGGAGTGCGCAGCGGCCGTCTGGTGGTCACCAAAGCCGGTGAGCGACTAGGGGACGTCCCGCTCGAGCGAATCATGGGTCTCGTCGTCCACGGCAACATCGATCTTTCCAGCGCGTTGGTCCGCGAGCTGGCTTGGCGCGATCAGTCGATCGTCTGGTGCTCTGGAACGGGCCGCGTGTACTCATGGTCCCGTCCGGCTCGATCCGCCAATGGACTGCACCGAGTCGCCCAGCACGTTGCAAGCGCGAACGGCAGAGTCGACATCGCATCCGAGATGGTCGCATCGAAGATCGCCAATCAGGCGACACTTCTGCGTCGGACCCTGAAACGGAGTCCCGCAGTCGACAGCTTGCGCCGGTTGCAAGCACGTGCCCGAAGTGCCTCTGGAGTGAGGGAGCTCTTCGGAATCGAGGGGGATGCTGCTCGTGTGTACTTCGGGGAGTTCACCCACATCGTTCGAGGTCCGGATTCCGCAGCGCTCTTGGATACTTGGAACGGCCGGACCGGTCGGGGAGCGTCGGACCCGATCAACAGCATGCTCAATTACGCCTATTCGCTGCTGACGGCAGAGATGATCCGAGCGATTGTCGCGTGCGGCCTCGACCCCCACGCAGGCTTCCTTCACAGTTCGCATCGGAACAAACCTGCACTCGCACTCGATCTGATCGAGGAGTTCAGGGCACCAATCGCCGATTCCGTCGTATTGAGGCTGATCAATAATGGCGAGATCCGATTGAAACACTTCGACGCGCGCTTAGGAACATCAAGGCTCACCGATGAAGGGCGCAGACGACTTCTCTCCGCATTCGAAAGACGTCTCAGCACTGAGATCGTGCACCCAGTCTTCCGGTACTCGGCTACGTGGAGACGAACGCTGGAGATCCAGGCCCGGATGGTGTTGGGAGTTCTCGACGGGAGCCAAGAGAAGTACACCGGGGTGCGCGTGCGATGA
- the csb2 gene encoding type I-G CRISPR-associated protein Csb2 — translation MMGVFELRIRFPLGTYTGHRADGSADYFPDPARVYSALTQSAFTGTSAVVEAGRNQPSPESRAALRWFETHPPDALHLPRTSRPNPDAPIAFRKEGLIPKEGGRFVDKTSGKATDDGVSVDGVFGMSWNEIPPDEVVTALDHLCAEVSHIGEALSPAVLEVARTSAEGTQLNATWLRDPEARRFTRGGIRVRIPQPGRLDELQHAHEHANPLKPPTVAGDKHTASESSRRHPVPESMNRRQRYVRPQRVASSLPWTNAIVIAVDELTPHPGAEPRAFADEIPEPQRVAWCVALHRALVKRISGPAPSFITGRYPDGLTKPANRLALQYLDPALMAASRYSSLAGEYGAFLLLLPALAASDDLLALEHALIGLREIRSRHGFARVRVRDVEVSCEDFWNPPAAGMVRLRSTIPAMIADIRRQRSPWSLVETVLASIGFTWRDQQGYGPVLAGRGERYRRLVDAVRQDLDPVVLDVHRLPVDGSDYVHRLPEGVPAEPFRALIDLGDHLPDGAMAAIGQSRHLGGGLLVPVDMPASLIRTRGESR, via the coding sequence ATGATGGGTGTGTTCGAGCTCAGAATCCGGTTCCCCCTGGGAACGTACACCGGCCATCGCGCCGATGGTTCCGCAGACTACTTCCCCGACCCGGCCCGGGTGTACTCCGCACTGACCCAATCCGCATTCACCGGTACCAGCGCCGTCGTCGAAGCCGGCCGGAATCAGCCGTCGCCGGAAAGCCGCGCGGCACTGCGCTGGTTCGAAACCCACCCGCCGGATGCGCTGCATCTGCCGCGGACGTCGCGCCCGAATCCGGACGCGCCGATCGCCTTTCGCAAAGAGGGCCTCATTCCGAAGGAAGGCGGGAGGTTCGTCGACAAGACTTCGGGGAAGGCGACCGACGACGGTGTCTCCGTCGACGGGGTGTTCGGTATGTCATGGAACGAGATCCCGCCCGACGAGGTCGTCACCGCGCTCGATCACCTCTGCGCAGAGGTCTCACATATCGGCGAGGCGCTCTCACCCGCGGTCCTCGAGGTCGCCAGAACCTCCGCTGAAGGCACGCAACTGAACGCCACGTGGCTGCGCGATCCGGAGGCGCGCCGCTTCACCCGCGGTGGCATCCGGGTGCGCATCCCGCAGCCAGGCAGGCTCGACGAGCTTCAGCATGCCCATGAGCACGCGAACCCGCTCAAGCCTCCGACGGTGGCCGGTGACAAGCACACGGCCAGTGAGTCGTCGAGGCGGCACCCGGTCCCCGAATCGATGAACCGGCGTCAGCGCTACGTCCGCCCGCAACGTGTCGCATCCTCGCTCCCCTGGACGAACGCTATCGTCATCGCCGTTGATGAGCTCACACCACATCCCGGCGCGGAGCCGAGGGCGTTCGCAGACGAGATTCCCGAGCCGCAGCGCGTCGCGTGGTGCGTGGCGCTGCACCGGGCGCTGGTGAAGAGGATCAGCGGGCCGGCTCCGTCGTTTATCACGGGGCGATACCCGGACGGCCTCACGAAGCCGGCCAATCGTCTTGCGCTCCAGTATCTGGATCCGGCGCTCATGGCTGCCAGCAGGTACTCGTCGCTCGCAGGAGAATACGGCGCATTCCTGCTGCTCCTGCCCGCCTTGGCAGCAAGTGATGACCTGCTCGCACTCGAGCATGCGCTCATCGGCCTGCGCGAGATTCGCTCCCGCCACGGATTCGCCCGCGTCCGGGTGCGCGACGTCGAGGTCTCGTGCGAAGACTTCTGGAATCCGCCGGCCGCCGGCATGGTTCGCCTGCGGTCGACGATCCCCGCGATGATCGCCGACATCCGCCGGCAGCGGTCCCCGTGGTCTCTTGTCGAGACCGTCCTCGCATCCATCGGCTTCACCTGGCGGGACCAGCAGGGATACGGCCCTGTGCTGGCCGGTCGCGGTGAGCGGTATCGACGACTCGTCGACGCAGTCAGACAAGATCTCGACCCCGTTGTCCTCGACGTCCACCGGCTGCCCGTCGACGGTTCGGACTACGTTCACCGACTCCCCGAGGGTGTCCCGGCAGAGCCCTTCAGAGCACTCATCGACCTCGGTGACCACCTGCCGGACGGTGCGATGGCCGCCATCGGCCAGAGCCGCCACCTGGGCGGGGGCCTCCTCGTTCCGGTCGACATGCCGGCATCGCTCATCAGGACTCGAGGTGAATCGAGATGA
- the cas3g gene encoding type I-G CRISPR-associated helicase/endonuclease Cas3g yields MNVPSTTAQLTAEEFSEFFAEITGHTPFAWQTRLLETVLRTGRWPAALGAPTGAGKSSVIEIHAFAVAAASLSGTRVPRRMAMIVGRRALVDSHLAQAQKLINRLAMAPEGGVVARVREALRLLAPARPPGTATPGLRSVLLRGAAPRDRSWVDDVSTCTVICATPEMFGSRLLFRGYGSSRLARPREAGLLAYDTVAVIDEAHLSRQLDLTARRIDALESMADRPPTVPRLQVMSTSATLPGEGHSDEIEGVLPADLDSDEVLRRRLCTPKPVRIVESAEHSGTAKPREKYIQALCREVLDVHDLMSAEGGERTVGCVVNNVDTANLVAAELLRSRRDLAVVCRTGQSRPIDIERGVTGEEGAPVQRFPGLYTIDGNPDVSVLVTTQAVEVGVDIDFSAMVTELAPGSSLVQRFGRVNRIGRSARTMISVIVPANRAGDYARPPYTTDELDRALEWLRSRVDSKDGVSPWAVTRNPPPEAELDREVLQRPEDWDARRWSHSSQPSFGSDDVTLHLRDDLSPERESMGLVVRSRLPEDDGDALALLSEALPQALEVFPVEPRHGRDLIAGILHDPAEWEPAARARAFRVRDRMVLQLPNSDAGALHQYVRSGDIVIVDDIHPILRDGAVSGNPTRRAAAVDWSELDGVVALLSEPEISELGPDWDHEIVADHAQVIWGDPAGIDVEARFSEPVAGEDPAWVLITERARALDDESTVQEFSLAEVPVALSEHARAVASRARFHSDALGLDSDVSAVVELAGLLHDEGKSAERFQRMLGARTQTGFIAKSTQRSPVEVRAARERSGLPSGWRHEQLSAAAAARVAFERRMTRPESDLLIQLVGTTHGHGRPFFSHGAERLLLGTEPMSSEGTRAREDVTADSPAIGDNRCESAREAFELFDGGEWDSLVERNRRAYGTWGMAYLEAVLRAADAQVSKERS; encoded by the coding sequence ATGAATGTGCCCTCCACCACCGCGCAGCTCACCGCCGAGGAGTTCAGCGAGTTCTTCGCCGAGATCACCGGGCACACGCCGTTCGCCTGGCAGACGAGGCTCCTCGAAACGGTGCTGCGCACCGGCCGTTGGCCGGCAGCTCTCGGGGCGCCCACCGGCGCGGGCAAGAGCTCGGTGATCGAGATCCACGCTTTCGCGGTCGCCGCCGCTTCGCTCTCCGGCACCCGCGTGCCGCGCAGAATGGCGATGATCGTGGGTCGCCGTGCACTGGTCGATTCCCACCTCGCACAGGCGCAGAAGCTGATCAATCGCTTGGCGATGGCGCCGGAAGGAGGCGTCGTCGCGCGGGTTCGCGAGGCTCTCCGTTTACTGGCCCCTGCGCGACCGCCGGGGACGGCCACGCCTGGTCTGCGGTCGGTGCTGCTGCGCGGAGCCGCGCCTCGCGATCGGTCCTGGGTCGATGACGTCTCGACCTGCACGGTGATCTGTGCGACTCCGGAGATGTTCGGAAGCAGGTTGCTTTTCCGCGGCTACGGCTCCAGCCGTCTCGCGCGGCCGCGCGAGGCCGGACTCCTGGCCTATGACACCGTCGCGGTGATCGATGAGGCCCATCTCTCCCGCCAGCTCGATCTCACCGCGCGCCGGATCGATGCTCTCGAATCCATGGCGGACAGACCTCCCACTGTTCCCCGCCTGCAGGTTATGAGCACCTCGGCGACCCTTCCCGGGGAGGGTCATAGCGATGAAATCGAAGGCGTCCTGCCCGCTGACCTCGACAGCGATGAGGTTCTGCGACGTCGCCTGTGCACACCGAAGCCTGTGCGCATCGTCGAATCGGCGGAGCACTCCGGCACCGCGAAACCCCGCGAGAAGTACATTCAGGCGCTATGCCGCGAGGTCCTCGACGTGCATGACCTGATGTCGGCGGAAGGCGGCGAACGGACGGTCGGTTGCGTAGTCAACAATGTCGACACCGCCAACCTCGTAGCCGCCGAACTCCTCCGCTCACGACGTGATCTCGCCGTCGTCTGCCGCACTGGCCAGTCCCGCCCGATCGACATCGAGCGGGGCGTCACCGGCGAGGAGGGCGCACCGGTCCAGCGCTTCCCGGGCCTCTACACGATTGATGGCAACCCGGATGTGTCCGTTCTCGTGACCACCCAGGCGGTCGAGGTCGGTGTGGATATCGACTTCTCCGCGATGGTGACTGAGCTCGCCCCTGGGAGTTCGCTCGTACAGCGCTTCGGCCGGGTGAACCGGATCGGTCGTAGCGCCAGAACCATGATCAGCGTCATCGTCCCGGCGAACCGCGCCGGCGACTATGCCCGGCCGCCATATACCACTGACGAACTCGACCGTGCACTGGAATGGCTGAGGTCCCGAGTCGATTCGAAGGACGGGGTCTCACCATGGGCGGTGACCCGGAACCCGCCGCCCGAGGCCGAACTCGACCGCGAGGTCTTGCAGCGCCCTGAGGACTGGGACGCGCGGAGATGGTCCCACTCCTCGCAGCCGAGCTTCGGCTCGGACGATGTGACGCTGCACCTGCGCGACGACCTCTCGCCGGAGAGGGAATCCATGGGTCTGGTCGTGCGGAGTCGCCTTCCGGAGGACGACGGGGATGCCCTCGCACTCCTGTCCGAAGCTCTCCCGCAGGCACTCGAGGTATTCCCCGTCGAGCCCCGGCACGGCAGAGACCTCATCGCAGGGATCCTGCACGACCCCGCCGAGTGGGAGCCGGCGGCCCGCGCTCGAGCATTCCGCGTCCGCGACCGCATGGTACTGCAGCTCCCGAACAGTGATGCCGGTGCTCTCCACCAATACGTCCGGAGCGGGGACATCGTCATCGTCGACGACATACATCCGATCTTGCGGGACGGCGCGGTGTCCGGCAATCCGACCCGCAGAGCCGCGGCGGTGGATTGGAGCGAACTCGACGGCGTGGTCGCACTCCTGTCCGAACCCGAGATTTCGGAGTTGGGTCCCGATTGGGATCACGAGATCGTTGCTGACCACGCCCAGGTGATCTGGGGTGACCCTGCCGGCATCGATGTAGAAGCGCGGTTCTCCGAACCGGTTGCCGGCGAAGATCCGGCGTGGGTACTCATCACCGAGCGCGCTCGTGCACTCGACGACGAGTCGACTGTGCAGGAGTTCAGCCTGGCCGAGGTCCCGGTTGCGCTCTCCGAGCATGCACGAGCAGTCGCATCGCGCGCACGGTTCCACTCCGACGCCCTGGGGTTGGACTCCGATGTCAGTGCCGTAGTCGAATTGGCCGGGCTGCTCCACGATGAGGGGAAATCGGCCGAGCGGTTCCAGCGCATGCTGGGAGCACGCACGCAGACGGGGTTCATCGCGAAGAGTACGCAGCGTTCTCCCGTAGAGGTTCGAGCCGCCCGAGAGCGCTCAGGATTGCCCAGCGGGTGGCGCCACGAACAGCTCTCGGCTGCGGCAGCGGCCCGTGTTGCGTTCGAACGGAGGATGACTAGGCCGGAGTCGGACCTCCTCATCCAGCTCGTAGGAACCACACACGGGCATGGACGACCGTTCTTCTCCCACGGCGCCGAACGGCTGCTCCTCGGGACCGAGCCGATGAGTTCCGAAGGCACCCGCGCGCGGGAAGACGTCACCGCCGACTCGCCAGCGATCGGAGACAACCGGTGCGAATCCGCCCGGGAAGCCTTCGAGCTCTTCGACGGCGGGGAATGGGACAGCCTCGTCGAGCGTAACCGCCGCGCATATGGAACGTGGGGGATGGCCTATCTGGAGGCGGTGCTGCGCGCCGCAGACGCTCAAGTCTCGAAGGAGAGATCATGA
- the cas2 gene encoding CRISPR-associated endonuclease Cas2, giving the protein MSRDDARRSLIAYDVPDDRRRSRLAKALSRYGDRIQYSVFVVDVAPAKLLRLRSEVSSIIDAEEDSVLFCDLGLRRSLNDSVFSYIGAVRTITDDTSIIL; this is encoded by the coding sequence ATGAGCCGCGACGATGCGCGCCGATCGCTCATCGCTTACGACGTGCCCGACGACCGGAGGCGTTCCCGGCTGGCGAAAGCACTGAGCCGATACGGCGATCGGATCCAGTACAGCGTGTTCGTCGTCGATGTCGCACCGGCGAAGTTGCTTCGATTGCGATCTGAGGTCAGTTCGATCATCGACGCGGAGGAGGACTCCGTGCTCTTCTGCGATCTGGGACTGAGACGATCGCTCAATGATTCTGTCTTCTCATACATCGGCGCAGTGAGGACCATCACCGATGACACCTCAATCATTCTCTAG
- a CDS encoding helix-turn-helix transcriptional regulator, giving the protein MRADRLVSLVLLLRQRGRMTADQLAGELEVSTRTVLRDIDALSTAGVPVYADRGRHGGFSLLPGFRTELTGLNHDEALALLTAGSNRGEKVFGLSAPLASAMRKVVDALPEGHQMSLGDAAKRFLVEPETDLLSRRAPTEDLADGVMSEVRTAVLTGRRLRFDYAAPGKAPSRRTVDPIGLVAVRGHTYLLATRSGDDRTYRLSRMLSAEVLPEPAQRPAQVDLDRIWAERTAQFLSENHIPVVIRIKTSRREELLENARAVRAEEPEPDDWVRLDVTFEDLRHAVWAVWRLGTDADVLAPESVRDALYVRAQALAARYRS; this is encoded by the coding sequence ATGCGAGCAGACCGACTGGTCTCTCTGGTGCTGCTGCTGCGCCAGCGAGGCCGGATGACCGCCGACCAGCTGGCCGGAGAGCTCGAAGTGTCCACGCGGACCGTGCTGCGTGACATCGACGCCCTCTCGACCGCGGGCGTACCCGTTTACGCCGACCGTGGTCGACACGGCGGTTTCTCGCTGCTTCCCGGCTTCCGCACCGAACTGACCGGACTGAACCATGACGAGGCGCTCGCGCTGCTCACCGCCGGATCAAACCGTGGTGAGAAGGTCTTCGGCCTCAGCGCACCACTGGCCTCCGCGATGCGCAAGGTCGTCGACGCGTTACCCGAGGGGCACCAGATGAGCCTCGGTGATGCGGCCAAACGGTTTCTCGTGGAGCCGGAGACCGACCTGCTTTCTCGCCGTGCCCCCACCGAAGACTTGGCCGACGGCGTCATGAGCGAAGTCCGAACCGCGGTGCTCACCGGCCGCCGGCTGCGCTTCGACTATGCGGCACCCGGCAAGGCACCGAGTCGTCGAACCGTCGATCCGATTGGACTGGTCGCCGTCCGCGGGCACACCTACCTGCTGGCGACGAGGTCTGGAGACGATCGGACCTACCGTCTGTCTCGGATGCTCAGCGCCGAAGTGCTCCCCGAACCGGCGCAACGCCCTGCGCAGGTCGACCTCGACCGCATCTGGGCCGAGCGCACCGCACAGTTCCTCTCCGAGAACCACATCCCCGTCGTCATCCGCATCAAGACGTCACGTCGTGAGGAGCTGCTGGAGAACGCCCGAGCAGTCCGCGCCGAGGAACCGGAGCCGGATGATTGGGTCCGGCTCGACGTGACCTTCGAAGACCTGCGCCACGCGGTATGGGCGGTGTGGCGCCTTGGCACGGACGCCGACGTACTCGCGCCAGAATCCGTCCGCGATGCGCTGTACGTGCGTGCCCAGGCGTTGGCAGCACGTTATCGATCCTGA